One region of Syntrophales bacterium genomic DNA includes:
- the rplT gene encoding 50S ribosomal protein L20, which translates to MPRVKRSTASKKKRRKILKLAKGYFGARSRLYRLAKESVNRAMAFAYRDRKVRKRDFRKLWIVRINAAARMNGISYSRLIDGLRKQGVELDRKVLAHIAVHDAPAFEAIVRTAKGESQA; encoded by the coding sequence ATGCCCAGAGTAAAACGAAGTACTGCATCAAAGAAAAAACGGCGCAAGATTCTCAAGCTGGCCAAGGGATATTTCGGTGCCCGCAGCAGGCTCTACCGCCTGGCGAAAGAGTCGGTGAACCGGGCGATGGCCTTTGCCTACCGGGACAGGAAGGTCAGGAAACGCGATTTCAGGAAGCTCTGGATCGTTCGCATCAACGCCGCCGCCCGTATGAACGGTATTTCCTACAGCAGGCTCATAGACGGGCTTCGGAAACAGGGTGTCGAACTCGACCGGAAAGTTCTCGCCCATATCGCCGTTCACGATGCCCCGGCCTTTGAAGCGATCGTCCGGACCGCCAAGGGTGAATCGCAGGCATGA
- a CDS encoding phenylalanine--tRNA ligase subunit alpha: MKEALEHLERNALSEIQRARTKEEFLEIRTRYLGRKGLLTGILRKLKEVSPEDRPALGDLSNRIKNRVTREIDAALEACESRGREERIRGDAIDVTLPGRTAPRGRLHPLSQTMEEICSIFSSLGFSVAEGPQVELDYYNFEALNIPKDHPARDMQDTFYIVGDTVLRTHTSPVQVRIMEQHRPPVRILSPGKVYRPDFDISHTPMFHQVEGLLVDRGITFGDLKGVLQYFLRDMFGADRKVRFRPSFFPFTEPSAEVDIECVICGGEGCRVCAQSGWLEILGSGMVDPAVFMNVDYDPEEYTGFAFGLGVERIAMLKYGITDIRLFFENDLRFLSQF; the protein is encoded by the coding sequence ATGAAAGAGGCCCTTGAACATCTGGAGAGGAACGCCCTCTCCGAGATACAGAGAGCACGGACGAAAGAAGAGTTCCTGGAGATACGGACCCGGTATCTCGGCCGCAAAGGGCTTCTGACGGGCATTCTCCGAAAACTCAAGGAGGTTTCCCCCGAGGACAGGCCCGCCTTGGGCGACTTGTCCAACAGGATCAAGAATCGCGTCACCCGGGAGATCGACGCGGCTCTGGAAGCGTGTGAAAGCCGGGGCCGGGAAGAGCGGATCCGGGGAGACGCCATCGACGTGACGCTTCCCGGCAGAACGGCGCCCCGGGGCCGTCTCCACCCCCTGTCACAGACCATGGAGGAGATCTGCTCCATTTTTTCGTCTCTGGGATTCTCCGTTGCCGAAGGTCCCCAGGTCGAACTGGATTACTACAATTTTGAAGCCCTCAATATTCCCAAAGACCATCCCGCCCGTGATATGCAGGACACCTTCTACATCGTCGGCGACACGGTCCTGAGGACGCATACCTCGCCCGTGCAGGTCAGGATCATGGAACAGCACCGCCCGCCGGTACGGATCCTGTCTCCCGGCAAGGTGTACCGCCCCGACTTCGATATTTCCCACACCCCCATGTTTCACCAGGTGGAAGGCCTTCTCGTGGACAGGGGTATCACCTTCGGTGACCTGAAGGGGGTGCTTCAGTACTTTCTTCGGGACATGTTCGGCGCGGACCGGAAGGTGCGGTTCCGGCCCAGCTTCTTCCCCTTCACGGAGCCCAGCGCCGAGGTGGACATCGAATGCGTCATCTGCGGCGGTGAGGGCTGCCGCGTCTGCGCCCAGAGCGGCTGGCTTGAAATTCTCGGAAGCGGCATGGTTGACCCGGCGGTATTTATGAATGTGGACTATGACCCGGAGGAGTATACCGGCTTCGCCTTCGGCCTGGGCGTGGAGCGTATAGCCATGCTCAAATACGGCATCACGGACATTCGGCTGTTTTTCGAAAACGACCTGCGGTTTTTGAGCCAGTTCTGA
- the pheT gene encoding phenylalanine--tRNA ligase subunit beta — protein MLVSLKWLKDYVDCSLPLEELAEILTMAGLEVESVTTVAPDFSGVVVAEITAITPHPNADKLVLCDVATGDETLRVVCGAPNTRTGALVALAKVGAVIPGGYTIKDSKIRGEASRGMLCSEQELGISDDHSGIMILDETLTPGEDLRTALDLYDTVLDISVTPNRSDCLSILGIAREVAALTGAPLRYPDSTCTESGRPVQEDASVEIQNPELCPRYTARLIRNVTIGPSPSWLKSRIEAVGLRAINNVVDVTNFVMMELGQPLHAFDYAFLEEGRIVVRGAEENEAFVSLDEKTRILKGDTLMICDGVKPVAIAGIMGGMNSEVQAGTDTILLESAYFNPRSIRKTSRAFGMSTDAAFRFERGVDPEGVTRALDRAARLMAELSGGSIAPGVIDEYPLKIDSPSAVRLRTERVAKILGTAVDTSRITEILRGLAMEVSGEGEEEGVLLVTPPSFRGDLTREIDLIEEVARVNGYETIPATIPRLEPVPREERQREALERLINTTMVGMGYSEVIHFSFTTPDSSRVLGYPEDHESRRYVRIANPLTEDTSVMRTSLIYGLLECVGKNVNAGNENLALFETGTVFFSTGGGTLPQEKKRIAGLLTGDRRSGQWHATDTPWDFYDLKGSLETLFAALGITSTRFVADDTVPWLTPGTSAAVCRGEQRLGALGEVHPEVLKRMDLDRKVFVFDLDRDALAASVTLDRHFREIPRYPAVTRDVSFLVGRDVTAEQICDLSRDNDEELLESVHIFDVYSGPVIPPGMKSLALRFTYRSQTRTLADQEVSDAHRRIVEQVLDRSGAKVRGLD, from the coding sequence ATGCTGGTCAGTCTTAAATGGTTGAAGGATTATGTCGACTGTTCCCTGCCCCTGGAGGAGCTTGCCGAAATTCTGACCATGGCGGGTCTCGAGGTGGAGTCGGTGACGACCGTCGCGCCGGATTTCTCCGGCGTCGTGGTGGCGGAAATAACGGCCATAACACCCCACCCCAACGCGGACAAGCTGGTTCTTTGTGACGTTGCCACCGGCGATGAAACACTGCGCGTGGTCTGCGGCGCCCCCAACACCCGTACGGGTGCCCTGGTGGCCCTGGCGAAGGTGGGAGCCGTCATTCCCGGCGGATACACCATCAAGGACTCGAAAATTCGGGGCGAGGCATCCCGGGGCATGCTCTGTTCGGAGCAGGAACTGGGCATCAGCGATGACCACAGCGGCATCATGATCCTCGATGAGACCCTCACACCCGGTGAGGACCTGCGAACGGCCCTGGACCTCTACGATACGGTCCTCGACATCAGCGTGACGCCCAACCGGTCGGACTGTCTGAGCATTCTTGGCATTGCCCGGGAAGTGGCGGCCCTGACGGGCGCGCCCCTGCGCTACCCCGACAGCACCTGCACTGAATCGGGACGCCCTGTTCAGGAGGACGCCTCCGTTGAGATTCAAAACCCCGAACTCTGCCCCCGCTACACGGCCCGCCTGATACGGAACGTGACCATCGGCCCCTCGCCGTCCTGGCTGAAAAGCAGGATCGAGGCCGTGGGCCTGCGGGCCATCAACAACGTCGTGGACGTCACCAACTTCGTCATGATGGAACTGGGACAGCCGCTCCACGCCTTTGACTACGCTTTCCTCGAAGAAGGCCGCATCGTGGTGCGGGGCGCCGAGGAAAACGAAGCCTTCGTGTCCCTTGATGAGAAAACCAGAATCCTGAAGGGCGACACCCTCATGATCTGCGATGGCGTGAAGCCCGTGGCAATCGCGGGAATCATGGGGGGAATGAACTCGGAAGTGCAGGCTGGCACCGATACCATCCTTCTCGAAAGCGCCTATTTCAATCCCCGGTCGATACGAAAAACCTCCCGGGCCTTCGGCATGAGTACCGACGCGGCCTTCCGGTTCGAGCGCGGCGTCGATCCCGAGGGTGTAACGCGGGCCCTTGACCGGGCGGCGCGGCTCATGGCCGAGTTGTCGGGCGGGTCCATCGCGCCCGGCGTGATCGACGAATATCCCCTGAAAATCGATTCCCCCTCCGCCGTCAGACTGAGGACGGAGCGGGTAGCGAAGATCCTGGGCACCGCCGTGGACACCTCCCGGATAACGGAGATCCTTCGGGGGCTCGCCATGGAGGTGAGCGGGGAAGGGGAGGAGGAAGGAGTTCTCCTGGTAACGCCGCCGTCCTTCCGGGGCGACCTGACCCGGGAGATCGACCTGATCGAGGAAGTAGCCCGCGTGAACGGCTATGAGACCATCCCCGCCACCATCCCGCGTCTCGAGCCCGTGCCCCGGGAGGAACGGCAGAGGGAGGCGCTGGAACGCCTCATAAACACCACCATGGTCGGCATGGGCTACTCCGAGGTAATCCACTTCAGCTTCACGACGCCCGATTCAAGCCGCGTCCTGGGCTATCCCGAAGACCATGAATCCCGGCGTTACGTCCGGATTGCCAATCCCCTGACGGAAGACACGTCGGTCATGAGAACGAGCCTGATATACGGACTTCTCGAGTGCGTGGGGAAAAACGTCAACGCCGGAAACGAAAACCTCGCGCTCTTTGAGACAGGCACGGTCTTCTTCAGCACCGGAGGAGGCACGCTTCCCCAGGAAAAGAAACGGATTGCCGGCCTGCTCACCGGCGACCGCCGGAGCGGACAGTGGCACGCCACGGATACCCCCTGGGACTTCTACGACCTCAAGGGAAGCCTGGAGACGCTCTTCGCGGCCCTGGGCATCACATCGACGCGCTTCGTTGCCGACGATACCGTTCCCTGGCTCACACCGGGCACATCCGCCGCGGTCTGCCGCGGGGAGCAGCGCCTGGGCGCCCTGGGTGAGGTACACCCCGAAGTACTGAAACGCATGGACCTGGACCGGAAGGTGTTTGTCTTCGACCTGGACCGGGACGCCCTTGCCGCCTCGGTGACCCTGGACCGGCACTTCCGGGAAATCCCCCGCTACCCCGCCGTGACCCGGGATGTCTCCTTTCTGGTCGGCAGAGATGTTACGGCAGAACAGATATGCGATCTTTCCCGGGACAATGATGAAGAATTGCTTGAAAGTGTTCATATATTTGATGTATACTCCGGCCCGGTCATTCCACCGGGGATGAAAAGCCTGGCTTTGAGATTTACGTACCGATCACAGACGAGGACCCTGGCGGATCAGGAAGTCAGCGATGCGCACCGCCGTATCGTGGAACAGGTACTCGATCGTTCAGGGGCGAAAGTTCGGGGTCTTGACTAA
- a CDS encoding integration host factor subunit alpha codes for MTKADIIQNVYNKLGFSKRDSARIVESVFDIMKETLARGEKIKISGFGNFVVNTKRARKGRNPQTGESIEISKRRVLTFKASQVLRNDLNK; via the coding sequence ATGACAAAGGCCGATATCATTCAGAATGTGTACAACAAGCTTGGTTTTTCGAAGCGGGATTCCGCAAGGATCGTCGAATCCGTATTCGATATCATGAAGGAAACCCTTGCCCGCGGTGAAAAAATCAAAATATCCGGTTTCGGGAATTTTGTGGTCAACACAAAACGGGCCCGCAAGGGAAGAAACCCCCAGACCGGAGAAAGCATCGAGATATCGAAAAGAAGGGTACTCACGTTCAAGGCCAGCCAGGTTCTGCGCAACGACCTGAACAAGTGA
- a CDS encoding MerR family transcriptional regulator gives MSETIPDKVYFRIGEVGRILGVEPYVIRYWESEFKNLRPRRTRSDQRLYRRSDIEALLTIRDLLYKEKFTIAGAKKQLSLAGGRTGPAATTSESHGNLLKDIRKELRDIRKILG, from the coding sequence GTGAGCGAAACGATTCCCGACAAGGTTTATTTTCGAATCGGCGAGGTTGGGCGAATCCTTGGAGTGGAGCCCTACGTCATCCGCTACTGGGAGTCCGAGTTCAAGAACCTGCGGCCCCGCCGGACACGATCGGACCAGCGCCTCTACAGGAGGTCCGATATCGAAGCACTGCTCACCATCAGGGATCTTCTCTACAAAGAAAAATTCACCATCGCCGGAGCGAAAAAACAGCTCTCTCTCGCCGGCGGCCGGACAGGACCGGCCGCCACAACCAGTGAGAGCCACGGCAATCTTCTGAAGGACATCAGAAAAGAACTGCGGGACATCCGGAAAATACTGGGCTGA
- a CDS encoding PxxKW family cysteine-rich protein → MVCQTVKAGVECVFMAKNGCGYNGGTCHTIVEQCAGCGRIVEYSGGRYCMLYPDPAGKWSFGRCVGAAHVKAGSASAGQKINPLKASKRKSKGK, encoded by the coding sequence ATGGTTTGTCAGACTGTAAAAGCGGGCGTCGAGTGTGTTTTTATGGCGAAGAACGGCTGTGGCTACAATGGCGGAACCTGCCACACCATCGTCGAGCAGTGCGCCGGGTGCGGAAGGATCGTCGAGTACTCGGGCGGCCGGTATTGTATGCTCTATCCGGATCCCGCCGGCAAGTGGTCTTTCGGTCGCTGCGTCGGCGCGGCCCATGTCAAGGCCGGGAGCGCGTCCGCGGGGCAGAAGATCAACCCGTTGAAGGCTTCCAAGCGCAAGTCAAAGGGCAAGTAA
- a CDS encoding sigma-70 family RNA polymerase sigma factor: MNRDHEREVIASVLAGDRQAYAALVDAHKAAVFNLAYRMTGNASDAEDLAQETFIRAYNKLWRFDPERRFFTWLYTIALNLCRNHLKQSKQSLSRDTAWRENRDGEDAERREADQPEGVLLEHEEHRRLQAALLELPADTREALILRFQDDRPFEDIAEICGISLSSAKMRVYRGLEKLRDIMDRDGPASGSFVTEQ, from the coding sequence ATGAACCGCGACCACGAGCGGGAGGTCATCGCCTCCGTTCTCGCCGGCGACCGGCAGGCCTACGCCGCCCTCGTCGATGCCCATAAGGCCGCCGTTTTCAACCTGGCCTACCGAATGACGGGCAACGCCTCCGACGCCGAGGACCTTGCCCAGGAAACCTTCATCAGGGCCTACAATAAGCTCTGGCGCTTCGATCCCGAGCGGCGTTTCTTCACCTGGCTCTACACCATTGCCCTCAACCTGTGCCGCAATCACCTGAAGCAGAGCAAACAGTCCCTCTCCCGCGATACGGCCTGGAGAGAAAACCGGGACGGGGAAGACGCCGAACGACGCGAAGCGGACCAGCCCGAGGGGGTTCTCCTGGAGCATGAGGAGCACAGGCGGCTCCAGGCCGCCCTGCTGGAACTGCCCGCCGACACGCGGGAGGCCCTTATCCTGCGCTTCCAGGACGACCGGCCCTTCGAGGACATCGCCGAGATATGCGGTATATCCCTCAGCTCGGCTAAAATGAGGGTCTACAGGGGGCTGGAGAAACTGCGGGATATCATGGATCGGGATGGCCCCGCCAGCGGCTCGTTCGTCACGGAACAATAA
- a CDS encoding tetratricopeptide repeat protein, with the protein MERHMIRFNCRIAVALIVALVLFAALPSTVAQARSRAEWETGAVVRAEAKEWRDMRDWCRQWTEDDPEHAGAWVFLGFAQGRLKRYSEAIEAYHRAVSIAPDYAEAWYNLGTTYYYLNRNREAVDAYRRLLRIEPDRAGVWFYLGVSYGKLNRYDDEIEAYRQAVRIAPEYVEAWFNLGIAYHLVGNRSAALDVVRELHRIDPARATRLSGIVASR; encoded by the coding sequence ATGGAACGACACATGATCAGGTTCAACTGTCGGATAGCCGTGGCACTGATTGTGGCTCTGGTTTTATTTGCAGCCCTTCCGTCAACGGTTGCCCAGGCCCGCAGCCGGGCGGAATGGGAAACGGGCGCGGTTGTCCGCGCGGAGGCAAAGGAATGGCGTGACATGCGTGACTGGTGCCGGCAGTGGACGGAAGACGATCCGGAACATGCCGGGGCCTGGGTTTTCCTGGGGTTCGCCCAAGGCAGACTCAAGCGTTACTCCGAGGCCATAGAGGCCTACCATCGGGCCGTAAGCATCGCCCCGGACTATGCCGAGGCCTGGTATAACCTGGGGACCACCTACTACTACCTCAACCGCAACCGTGAAGCGGTTGACGCCTACCGCCGGTTACTCCGCATCGAACCGGACCGCGCCGGTGTCTGGTTCTACCTGGGGGTTTCCTACGGCAAACTCAACCGCTACGACGACGAAATCGAAGCCTACCGCCAGGCCGTCCGTATCGCTCCGGAGTATGTCGAGGCCTGGTTCAACCTGGGGATTGCCTACCACCTCGTCGGCAACCGATCGGCCGCCCTGGACGTGGTCCGGGAACTCCACCGCATCGATCCGGCCCGGGCCACCCGGCTTTCCGGCATCGTTGCCTCCCGGTGA
- a CDS encoding prepilin-type N-terminal cleavage/methylation domain-containing protein → MSAMRRKYKGGSKGFTIIELVAVLILLGIMAALAIARVGDTSTYDLNSQLEAVKNHLRYAQIRAMNTDTAWGIHFTESSYYLFEGLGSETPVVIPGEDATIDMDAKKSKLRFTSLPAGGRVTFDTFGRPVNASEDPETVNIRISTNGSAIVITRNTGFIP, encoded by the coding sequence ATGAGTGCCATGAGGAGGAAATATAAAGGGGGATCCAAGGGATTCACAATCATAGAGCTGGTTGCTGTACTCATTCTTCTGGGTATTATGGCAGCACTGGCCATAGCGAGAGTGGGAGACACAAGCACTTACGATCTGAATTCCCAATTGGAGGCAGTGAAAAACCATCTTCGCTATGCCCAGATCAGAGCTATGAATACCGATACTGCCTGGGGCATTCATTTCACAGAATCCTCCTACTATCTATTCGAGGGTCTGGGTTCAGAGACACCCGTGGTGATACCTGGAGAAGACGCCACAATAGATATGGACGCCAAAAAATCTAAACTAAGGTTTACTTCGCTACCGGCAGGGGGGAGGGTCACCTTCGATACCTTTGGAAGGCCCGTTAATGCATCTGAAGATCCGGAAACAGTCAACATAAGAATTTCAACGAACGGTTCAGCGATAGTAATTACAAGGAATACTGGATTTATTCCCTGA
- a CDS encoding type II secretion system GspH family protein, which produces MKRKKSGKSIGGFTLIEVIVSLVLVAILGTLLFTILGSSLSQSAQNLIAVRTTYDVSTVVENMTSHYKELVALYDESGPTPLAALSSAIGNEGSSYNNDYGKYKVVGKGYVTFACTPEKNCSGTPGGSSLLKVTIADPTEKFRITTLYAQQAF; this is translated from the coding sequence ATGAAAAGAAAAAAAAGCGGGAAAAGTATCGGAGGTTTTACCCTGATCGAAGTGATCGTCTCCCTCGTTCTGGTCGCTATCCTCGGAACGTTGCTGTTCACGATCCTTGGATCCAGCTTGAGTCAGAGCGCACAGAATCTGATCGCTGTTCGGACCACGTACGACGTGAGTACTGTCGTGGAGAACATGACCTCGCATTATAAGGAACTTGTGGCGTTATATGATGAGTCTGGACCGACGCCACTTGCTGCATTGAGCAGCGCGATCGGTAACGAGGGCAGCTCGTACAATAATGACTACGGTAAATATAAAGTTGTCGGCAAAGGATATGTCACATTTGCCTGTACACCCGAAAAAAACTGTTCAGGAACTCCAGGCGGATCAAGTCTTTTGAAAGTTACAATTGCCGACCCGACTGAAAAATTTAGAATAACGACACTATATGCGCAACAAGCTTTCTAG
- a CDS encoding prepilin-type N-terminal cleavage/methylation domain-containing protein, with the protein MKNESGFTLIEIIVTLVLVGILAAVAGIGIVSGVKGYLFVRDNTEVAGKAQVALARMSRELIDLRDIPNAAANAQVSSIAFHKVWTSTAIGLDGQNILLASGGHTTTPSHRNGDVLIDQVESLSFQYMSGADVWNVGDNINELSHIIVNLTLSGAGEGSDFVFNTVVHPRNNGNIGGPAPPTPDDLPQISPGCFVATAAYGNSFDPRVIILKQFRDRYLMTWPGGRSAVRLYYDKSPSLAELINDKPSRQVIARIMLAPVVGLSFLLLYAKETMLCIILFIVIAAWLSRYAVKRRSFWNLDKERQLL; encoded by the coding sequence ATGAAGAACGAGTCCGGATTCACCCTTATTGAGATCATCGTAACCCTTGTTCTTGTCGGAATTCTAGCTGCTGTTGCCGGCATTGGAATCGTTTCCGGGGTAAAAGGATATCTCTTTGTTAGAGACAATACCGAGGTTGCCGGGAAGGCTCAAGTCGCCCTCGCGAGGATGTCGAGGGAATTAATTGACCTTCGGGATATACCAAATGCTGCAGCGAATGCGCAGGTTTCTTCCATCGCTTTTCACAAAGTATGGACATCCACCGCCATTGGTCTTGACGGCCAGAACATCCTGCTCGCAAGTGGTGGTCATACTACAACCCCAAGCCACCGGAACGGCGATGTTTTGATTGACCAGGTCGAGTCATTGAGCTTTCAATATATGAGCGGAGCTGATGTTTGGAATGTCGGCGATAATATCAATGAACTATCTCATATCATTGTCAATCTTACCTTGAGCGGTGCGGGAGAGGGTTCCGACTTTGTCTTTAATACGGTAGTGCATCCACGCAATAACGGAAACATCGGAGGTCCGGCACCGCCAACCCCTGACGACCTGCCTCAGATCAGCCCAGGGTGTTTCGTCGCCACCGCCGCCTATGGTAACTCGTTTGACCCCAGGGTCATCATACTTAAGCAGTTCAGGGACCGATATCTCATGACTTGGCCCGGTGGTCGATCCGCAGTTCGTTTGTACTATGACAAAAGTCCTTCGTTGGCGGAGCTGATTAACGACAAGCCCAGCCGACAAGTGATCGCAAGAATCATGCTTGCTCCTGTGGTCGGCCTGTCGTTTCTTTTGCTGTATGCTAAAGAAACCATGCTATGCATAATCCTTTTCATTGTGATCGCAGCTTGGCTTTCAAGGTACGCCGTCAAGCGCCGGTCCTTTTGGAACCTTGATAAAGAGAGGCAACTTTTATGA
- a CDS encoding pilus assembly PilX N-terminal domain-containing protein translates to MKTKLFKQTEKGSVLIGIIATMVIMSVLGAAMYSMTSTSVISGASGHISKAAYYLAESGFRYAAAEYLTVTDSGNNGLNNDQNQMADNLNGRILSLSPGGTIELAVIPFHCVTSGTHANGVTALNVRFAGATPAGFSVPGSGHLQIRSQSRPDASADYTTYVDTYEYSNFSGNTFTLESPLVVRAPLTVLPAWTSITVIARPAAAGNITPGTNATLALHNPSAGAGSFFMPERNGKFMIEGNPVVYVYDYRVDGTTTTTLHGIYNSKYPDNNDQFSVETDSRIIPTDFFRIVSTGVAGNVRRTLTYITPVDVVNPGSDGTKTTATDTFDGSSGTQPTNWQPVFGTHSIRSQSGGTVTGDTTAQSALRLDSSYEYRSSTGIVLAQDLFLSLIALKPGRLANFWASWNAHNKTLSYDAQVKVKVPQQQYFMVGANFRMNLSSQSIDGLSSLGVSLQRGRTGSNCTLFFCTDRDGIDNSLVPVDNMPLIVLWRKVENQSPGLEWIAYKAITDTILFNSGHPPRFVNGENSYFIRGGNSGARANVKAVGTTDGGTTGSLVLSRRYSTFQANEPLHQLVLQGSVTARVQTASDTSITYDRGTDSTTLIIVAGDIICGRNSDARARVTSVGARTRYRDSVFSPYYYRGELSIEQTEGTFSTNEFLDVYRPNADFSARFVSLEALTDILNPGTETVKDWTTIVLRIEEKIDTPDGNVNDIRVYVGDTNQHGTPDGSPLDAERFGNLRWRSPVQAGDVRWPPEEGWSDDQAANIPYDYFTLIQNWVINPNFSSSVWLAGTAEEPNAIVRTTQYTTHNLANHTQSEIGLHTFGSGMNLNTYFDDFGIQLVGATTGGTRGFTSPLQY, encoded by the coding sequence ATGAAAACAAAGCTATTTAAACAAACTGAAAAGGGATCAGTTCTGATTGGCATCATAGCCACCATGGTGATTATGTCTGTCTTGGGGGCTGCCATGTATTCCATGACGTCAACATCAGTCATATCAGGCGCAAGCGGCCATATTTCAAAAGCTGCTTACTATCTTGCGGAATCAGGTTTTCGTTACGCGGCCGCCGAATATCTGACAGTAACAGATTCAGGCAACAACGGCCTTAACAATGATCAGAACCAAATGGCAGACAACTTGAACGGTCGGATATTGTCGTTGTCCCCCGGAGGAACGATTGAACTTGCAGTTATCCCCTTTCATTGTGTTACATCGGGTACTCACGCAAACGGAGTTACGGCCCTGAACGTCAGGTTTGCCGGTGCCACGCCGGCCGGTTTTTCAGTTCCGGGATCGGGTCATCTCCAGATCAGAAGCCAATCGCGGCCGGACGCATCAGCAGATTATACGACATACGTGGATACCTATGAATATTCGAATTTTTCCGGCAACACGTTTACGCTTGAAAGTCCTCTCGTGGTCCGTGCCCCTCTGACGGTTTTACCGGCCTGGACGTCCATCACCGTTATTGCACGTCCAGCTGCTGCCGGAAACATTACACCCGGCACAAATGCCACACTGGCATTACACAATCCCTCAGCAGGAGCGGGATCATTTTTCATGCCCGAAAGAAACGGTAAATTTATGATCGAGGGCAATCCGGTTGTTTATGTCTATGATTACCGGGTCGATGGTACCACTACGACGACATTGCATGGCATATATAATTCTAAATATCCTGACAATAACGATCAATTCAGCGTGGAAACGGATTCTCGCATTATTCCAACTGACTTCTTTCGAATCGTTTCCACTGGTGTTGCGGGAAACGTACGCAGAACGTTGACCTATATCACCCCCGTCGATGTTGTTAACCCGGGCTCAGACGGCACAAAAACAACTGCAACAGATACATTTGATGGTTCTTCAGGTACGCAACCAACTAATTGGCAACCTGTTTTCGGCACGCACAGCATACGATCCCAATCAGGTGGAACCGTGACAGGCGATACAACGGCACAAAGCGCCTTGCGTTTAGACTCATCATACGAATATAGAAGTTCTACTGGTATTGTTCTGGCCCAAGATCTCTTCTTGAGTCTGATTGCCTTGAAACCGGGCCGTCTTGCAAATTTCTGGGCATCTTGGAATGCCCACAACAAGACTTTAAGTTACGATGCCCAGGTAAAGGTTAAGGTGCCTCAACAGCAATATTTCATGGTCGGAGCGAATTTCCGCATGAATCTGTCGAGTCAATCGATAGATGGCCTCTCAAGCCTCGGGGTATCGCTGCAGCGTGGTAGAACCGGTTCCAATTGCACTCTCTTTTTCTGTACGGACCGAGACGGCATTGATAATTCACTAGTGCCTGTTGACAACATGCCCCTCATAGTTTTGTGGAGGAAAGTCGAGAATCAGTCACCCGGACTTGAATGGATCGCCTATAAAGCCATTACCGACACAATACTCTTCAACTCTGGCCACCCCCCCCGCTTCGTTAATGGTGAAAACAGTTATTTCATCCGTGGAGGGAACAGCGGTGCCCGGGCCAATGTGAAAGCAGTGGGCACGACAGACGGTGGTACCACGGGATCGCTTGTTTTATCTCGACGATATTCAACATTTCAGGCAAATGAACCGCTCCATCAACTTGTATTGCAAGGCAGTGTAACTGCGCGGGTTCAGACTGCGTCTGACACCTCAATTACCTACGACAGGGGAACGGACAGCACTACATTAATCATTGTGGCAGGTGATATCATCTGCGGCAGAAACAGCGATGCCCGTGCCCGCGTGACTTCTGTAGGGGCTCGTACAAGATACCGGGACAGCGTCTTTAGTCCTTACTATTATAGAGGAGAGTTATCCATTGAACAAACGGAAGGTACTTTTTCAACGAATGAATTTCTCGATGTATATCGTCCCAACGCCGACTTCAGCGCGCGTTTTGTTTCCCTTGAAGCGCTTACGGACATATTGAATCCCGGCACTGAGACAGTTAAGGACTGGACAACGATCGTACTGCGGATCGAAGAGAAAATTGATACTCCGGACGGCAATGTTAACGACATCAGGGTGTATGTGGGCGACACGAACCAGCATGGAACCCCTGACGGATCACCCCTGGATGCTGAACGCTTCGGAAATTTGAGATGGAGAAGCCCTGTACAGGCAGGAGACGTACGCTGGCCGCCTGAAGAAGGGTGGTCAGACGATCAAGCAGCCAATATTCCATATGATTACTTCACGCTGATACAGAACTGGGTTATCAATCCCAATTTTTCCTCCTCGGTCTGGCTTGCCGGCACTGCTGAAGAGCCGAATGCCATTGTGCGCACAACTCAATATACTACTCACAATCTTGCCAACCACACGCAAAGTGAAATTGGGCTGCACACCTTCGGTTCTGGAATGAACTTAAATACCTATTTTGATGATTTCGGTATTCAGCTGGTGGGAGCAACAACGGGGGGAACCCGGGGATTCACCTCGCCTCTACAGTATTGA